From the Bdellovibrio reynosensis genome, one window contains:
- the aspS gene encoding aspartate--tRNA ligase, which yields MKFVKELKRTHYCGNLGQSQVGQKVVIMGWVDVRRDHGSLVFIDLRDREGIVQVVLDPNKTETAAAKNLRGEFVIAVEGVVRARPDGMKNAKIKTGEIEIEAVRCEILNESAVPPFRGDDENVNEVLRLKHRYLDLRSPRLTHHLMTRHKVAQLVRRFLSENGFIEVETPILYKSTPEGARDYLVPSRVNPGHFYALPQSPQTLKQLLMISGYDRYFQIARCFRDEDLRADRQPEFSQIDMEMSFIDQEDIMAMNEKLLRTIWKEIKGIDVGEIPRMTYQEAMDRYGIDKPDTRFGLEIHDLKDVVTGSGFKVFDDVLARGGIVRGIAIPKGGSSSRGQLDKLTDMAKRAGAKGMVWIKSEADGSLTSVASKFFTPEKLAEIFKATGAQAGDMALIIADDYDTACAALSTLRLHFGRELNLIDSSKYKFLWVVDFPLLEYSPDEKRWVARHHPFTSPKDEFAQDLLSNNEAAYGKMLAKAYDLVCNGYEMGGGSIRIYRNEIQQAMFRLLGMSDEETQHKFGFFLDALKYGTPPHGGIAWGMDRLVMLLCETDAIREVIAFPKTAKATDLMADCPSEVSRDQLAEVGVRLSPLAEKHIEDLKKS from the coding sequence ATGAAGTTTGTTAAAGAACTAAAAAGAACACATTATTGCGGAAATCTTGGGCAAAGCCAAGTCGGCCAAAAGGTCGTCATCATGGGTTGGGTCGACGTGCGTCGCGACCACGGAAGCCTTGTATTTATTGATCTAAGAGATCGTGAAGGCATCGTTCAAGTTGTTTTGGATCCAAATAAGACTGAAACAGCCGCTGCAAAAAATCTACGTGGCGAATTCGTCATTGCCGTAGAAGGTGTGGTTCGTGCTCGTCCAGACGGAATGAAGAACGCAAAAATTAAAACAGGCGAAATAGAAATCGAAGCCGTTCGCTGCGAGATCTTAAATGAATCCGCAGTACCGCCATTCCGTGGCGATGATGAAAACGTGAATGAAGTATTGCGTTTGAAACATCGGTACTTGGATCTTCGTTCACCAAGATTGACTCATCACTTGATGACTCGTCATAAAGTAGCGCAACTGGTTCGTCGTTTCCTATCTGAAAATGGTTTCATCGAAGTTGAAACGCCGATCTTGTATAAATCGACTCCTGAAGGTGCTCGTGACTATCTAGTTCCTTCACGTGTGAATCCTGGTCACTTCTACGCTCTTCCACAATCTCCACAAACTTTAAAACAGTTGTTGATGATTTCTGGTTACGATCGTTATTTCCAAATCGCTCGTTGCTTCCGTGACGAAGACTTGCGTGCGGACCGTCAGCCTGAATTCTCTCAGATCGATATGGAAATGTCTTTCATCGATCAAGAAGACATCATGGCGATGAATGAAAAACTTCTGCGTACGATCTGGAAGGAAATCAAAGGCATTGATGTTGGCGAAATTCCTCGCATGACTTATCAAGAAGCCATGGACCGTTATGGTATTGATAAACCTGACACTCGTTTCGGTTTAGAAATCCATGACCTTAAAGATGTAGTGACGGGTTCTGGTTTTAAAGTTTTTGACGACGTTCTTGCCCGTGGCGGAATCGTGCGTGGTATTGCTATTCCTAAAGGCGGCAGTTCTTCACGTGGTCAGTTGGATAAACTGACTGACATGGCAAAACGCGCTGGCGCTAAAGGCATGGTGTGGATTAAGTCTGAAGCGGATGGTTCATTAACTTCAGTCGCTTCTAAATTCTTCACTCCAGAAAAATTAGCAGAAATCTTTAAAGCAACAGGCGCCCAAGCTGGCGACATGGCTTTGATCATCGCTGATGACTACGACACAGCTTGTGCGGCTTTATCAACTTTACGTTTGCACTTCGGTCGCGAACTGAACTTGATCGATTCAAGCAAATACAAATTCCTGTGGGTCGTAGACTTCCCATTGCTAGAGTACTCTCCAGATGAAAAGCGCTGGGTGGCTCGTCACCATCCGTTCACATCTCCAAAAGATGAATTCGCTCAAGACCTATTAAGCAACAACGAAGCAGCCTACGGTAAAATGTTGGCAAAAGCTTACGACCTTGTTTGTAACGGTTACGAAATGGGTGGCGGAAGTATCCGTATTTATCGTAACGAAATCCAACAAGCGATGTTCCGCTTATTGGGTATGAGCGATGAAGAAACTCAACACAAGTTCGGCTTCTTCCTGGATGCTTTGAAATACGGAACACCTCCGCACGGTGGTATCGCTTGGGGTATGGACCGCTTGGTTATGCTTCTTTGTGAAACCGATGCGATTCGTGAAGTTATCGCCTTCCCGAAAACGGCTAAAGCGACTGATCTTATGGCAGATTGTCCAAGTGAAGTAAGTCGTGATCAATTGGCTGAAGTGGGTGTGCGCCTAAGTCCGCTAGCTGAAAAGCACATTGAAGATTTGAAGAAATCTTAA
- a CDS encoding DUF4097 family beta strand repeat-containing protein, with protein sequence MLKKLLLALAALFLVLAGSLILIMGYVFNNPDSVFNAFNTVTQKFLQGQAYEENGEFFLQGMDEIIISSRSTDVQIKTYAGSTLKLSLKGKVPRFENGPFILQTPEKNLLHVELREPLASQWIQITVNGEEHTQESDAQLVAEVFIPESFKKKITVESRNGHLHLQLPEEVLYELDLQSISGKITNNLKQKPTSDLVPQEVGQIKLQTAEGSILVEPQD encoded by the coding sequence ATGTTGAAGAAGCTGTTGCTAGCACTGGCTGCTCTTTTCTTAGTTTTAGCAGGATCACTTATTTTGATCATGGGATATGTATTTAATAATCCCGATTCAGTCTTTAACGCCTTTAACACCGTTACGCAAAAGTTCCTGCAGGGACAAGCCTATGAAGAAAATGGCGAATTCTTTTTGCAAGGAATGGATGAAATTATCATTTCTTCTCGCAGCACAGACGTGCAAATCAAAACCTATGCAGGCAGTACTTTAAAACTCAGCCTGAAAGGGAAAGTTCCCCGCTTTGAAAATGGTCCCTTCATTTTGCAGACTCCAGAAAAAAATCTTTTGCATGTAGAACTGCGCGAGCCATTAGCAAGCCAGTGGATTCAGATCACTGTGAACGGAGAAGAACACACGCAGGAATCGGATGCTCAACTTGTGGCAGAAGTTTTCATTCCTGAGTCATTCAAGAAGAAAATCACTGTGGAATCACGCAACGGACATCTTCATTTGCAACTGCCAGAAGAAGTTCTTTATGAGCTGGATCTGCAATCCATATCAGGAAAAATTACTAACAACTTAAAACAAAAACCCACTTCTGATTTAGTTCCTCAAGAAGTGGGTCAAATAAAATTGCAAACTGCGGAAGGCTCTATTTTGGTAGAGCCCCAAGATTAA
- a CDS encoding DUF1266 domain-containing protein, with protein sequence MQRILPETTLEQKMMCMGAIFIEENQVLDEVFQVVGSDLVEGNELAPDIREQIINEIGEYFFRLDMNYGPEIKIDCIGILEEFWKVMDKTSALKNLEDIRTQGHRTKFNVLRSSLPSEGNIDAMSMERFKQIFSFDLEDQQDMQMSDEDFLKLGQWVQRTHKYLKEAGILAWDAARYIQLVRLSFVAGYLTDNEAWAEILKLAPITETSFNSWMEFSQSFLIGRTFWSGGDDPEVKGICERLLGHPASPWQFFTWT encoded by the coding sequence ATGCAGCGAATTTTACCTGAAACTACATTAGAACAAAAAATGATGTGCATGGGTGCCATTTTTATCGAGGAAAACCAAGTCCTTGATGAAGTGTTTCAAGTTGTCGGGTCTGATCTTGTCGAGGGCAATGAACTGGCCCCAGATATTCGCGAACAGATCATAAATGAAATAGGGGAATACTTTTTCCGCTTAGATATGAACTATGGGCCCGAGATTAAAATTGATTGCATCGGCATCTTAGAAGAATTCTGGAAGGTGATGGATAAAACATCTGCTTTAAAGAATTTAGAAGATATCCGCACCCAAGGCCATCGCACGAAGTTCAATGTGCTTCGTTCCTCACTGCCAAGCGAGGGGAACATCGATGCGATGTCCATGGAGCGATTCAAACAAATCTTTTCCTTCGATCTAGAAGACCAACAAGATATGCAGATGAGCGACGAGGATTTTTTAAAACTCGGGCAGTGGGTGCAACGAACACACAAATATCTTAAAGAGGCGGGGATTCTTGCCTGGGATGCTGCTCGTTACATTCAGCTAGTTCGCCTTTCATTTGTTGCTGGCTATCTTACCGACAACGAAGCTTGGGCCGAGATTTTAAAACTCGCTCCGATCACGGAAACTAGTTTCAATTCGTGGATGGAATTTTCCCAAAGCTTTTTAATCGGTCGAACTTTCTGGTCGGGCGGGGATGATCCTGAAGTTAAGGGCATCTGCGAACGTCTTTTAGGCCACCCTGCAAGCCCTTGGCAGTTCTTTACCTGGACCTAG
- a CDS encoding rhomboid family intramembrane serine protease, whose product MEPIGRSYSVIRATWLTRKPHPRAWFIATWSVIFLIICSILFWQNYFFASQWMTSSKQEVFYNGQLWRLWTSLFAHADLAHLASNSLLFFIFGYFLSGYFGLFVFPFLAILLGGLTNALTVATYAPDMKLIGISGVVYWMGGMWLVLYLLLDIQRTVLQRALRSIGVALAVFFPSTAFDPQISYKAHFIGFFLGIVSAIIYHRLNAAKFKAAVRTELVIEPEEETRTH is encoded by the coding sequence ATGGAACCCATAGGCCGGTCTTATTCTGTGATTCGTGCCACTTGGCTCACTCGTAAGCCCCATCCTCGTGCGTGGTTTATCGCCACGTGGTCTGTTATCTTTTTAATCATCTGCAGTATTCTTTTTTGGCAAAATTATTTTTTCGCATCCCAATGGATGACATCCTCCAAGCAAGAGGTTTTTTATAATGGTCAGCTTTGGCGACTGTGGACATCTTTATTTGCTCATGCGGATCTTGCGCATTTAGCTTCAAACTCTCTGTTATTTTTTATTTTCGGATATTTTCTTTCAGGCTATTTTGGCCTTTTTGTTTTTCCGTTTCTGGCGATTCTGCTGGGTGGTCTGACTAATGCGCTGACGGTTGCGACCTATGCCCCGGATATGAAGTTGATCGGAATTTCTGGAGTCGTTTATTGGATGGGCGGCATGTGGCTGGTGCTGTATCTTTTATTAGATATTCAGCGTACTGTCTTGCAAAGAGCCTTGCGCAGTATCGGTGTTGCCCTTGCCGTGTTTTTTCCATCCACAGCCTTTGATCCGCAGATAAGTTATAAGGCGCACTTCATCGGCTTTTTTCTAGGTATTGTAAGTGCAATCATTTATCACCGATTAAATGCGGCGAAATTCAAAGCAGCGGTTCGTACAGAATTGGTCATTGAGCCCGAAGAAGAAACTAGAACTCACTAG
- a CDS encoding CpaF family protein — protein MNQTAAELYSLIQEDIQKIPYNEFLLTPDEQNNLRSQKVDHIFRQRTADTDPVSQKRILAEYYSWGPLEDLIDDESITEIIINGPGSIWLEKQGRLQPHGDFFFSDLSYRNFIERLCQHAQVHITKEHPSADGNFKNFRLSLIGEDLTHCDVHLSLRRHPKNPWNFEKLNAKGWCSSSSVDFFKSLIENRKNFLVIGPTGAGKTSVLNSFLKLLPENERAVVLEDTSEIVLPNSASMKLLTRDDPHGILPNIDQNHLVKKALRLRPDRIIMGEIRGAEAKDFLMAMATGHAGSFGTLHAQDAGQALIRLEMLIQMGAPQWSLTAIRRLIQLSIDYIIVTGKLPSGERTFKGAYRLCSLEEHGFLLEPEEL, from the coding sequence ATGAATCAAACAGCGGCCGAACTTTATTCATTGATTCAAGAAGATATTCAAAAAATCCCCTATAATGAATTTTTGCTGACCCCTGATGAACAGAACAATTTACGTTCGCAAAAAGTTGATCACATCTTTCGCCAGCGCACAGCCGACACAGACCCCGTCAGCCAAAAAAGAATTTTAGCAGAGTATTACTCTTGGGGCCCCCTAGAAGATTTAATTGATGATGAAAGCATTACCGAAATCATCATCAATGGACCTGGTTCTATTTGGTTAGAAAAGCAGGGGCGCTTGCAACCCCACGGCGATTTCTTCTTTTCAGACCTTAGTTATCGAAATTTTATCGAGCGCCTTTGTCAGCATGCCCAGGTGCATATTACCAAGGAACACCCTAGTGCAGATGGGAACTTTAAAAACTTTCGCCTGAGCCTTATTGGTGAAGATCTAACCCATTGCGATGTCCACCTTTCACTTCGTCGTCATCCTAAGAATCCATGGAACTTTGAAAAACTGAATGCCAAAGGTTGGTGCAGTTCTTCATCCGTTGATTTTTTTAAAAGCCTTATTGAAAATCGTAAGAACTTTTTAGTAATTGGCCCTACGGGCGCCGGTAAAACTTCAGTGCTGAATTCATTTTTAAAGCTCTTGCCCGAAAATGAACGGGCTGTGGTTTTAGAAGACACTTCTGAAATAGTTTTGCCTAATTCGGCCAGTATGAAACTTTTAACCCGCGACGATCCCCACGGGATTTTACCTAATATCGATCAAAATCATTTAGTTAAAAAAGCTCTTCGCCTTCGCCCCGATAGAATCATTATGGGTGAAATCAGAGGCGCTGAAGCCAAAGACTTTTTAATGGCCATGGCCACAGGTCATGCCGGAAGTTTCGGGACCTTACATGCGCAAGACGCAGGGCAAGCCTTGATTAGGCTAGAAATGCTAATTCAAATGGGCGCCCCGCAATGGAGTTTAACGGCTATTCGCCGACTCATTCAGCTTTCCATTGATTATATTATAGTGACGGGAAAGCTACCTTCCGGGGAAAGAACTTTCAAAGGGGCTTATCGTTTGTGCTCTTTAGAAGAACATGGATTTTTGCTTGAGCCTGAAGAGCTCTAG
- a CDS encoding type II and III secretion system protein family protein, with product MKKFFLIFIFLYSPAFAQKTLVLSLGESYKLPLKGSSSVWIQDRDILQADGGAGNLSVKGNKEGKTTVKVGSDIYYVHVVHPVKKASLKELQDMLGNIIGLNTEISEGDLLVRGQLYRLKDWIKLSQFAEDRNLGFQMRARMSAELQNEVQNHFQELLSTAKLPPQTLIFEPQLEVRISAADLLVKKYQKLLSPYGIAIIKDESSLQVEPTVKVQITVAEIRRDLSVKYGLKWPQSYTATILSDGSKEVSDLPFSLNALENQGQAKILASPNILCRSGKEAEFLAGGEFPIKILNFKAQDVVWKRYGILLRVKPKADAAGRISLSIETEVSTLDKSMQVDDIPGILTNRVSSHFDLTKPQTIALSGLIKSEDGKASEGLPLLSRLPIIGALFSSKDFRENRTELVIFVRPTILGEQEQTMPQAEHLRQGT from the coding sequence ATGAAGAAGTTCTTTCTTATTTTTATTTTCCTTTACTCCCCGGCCTTCGCTCAAAAAACTTTGGTGTTAAGCTTAGGGGAATCTTACAAACTTCCTTTAAAAGGATCCTCATCGGTATGGATTCAAGATCGCGACATTCTGCAAGCCGACGGCGGTGCCGGAAATCTTTCCGTGAAAGGGAATAAAGAAGGCAAAACCACCGTCAAAGTAGGATCAGACATTTACTATGTCCATGTCGTTCATCCGGTAAAAAAAGCTTCGCTTAAAGAACTTCAAGACATGTTGGGTAATATCATTGGTCTTAATACAGAAATTTCTGAAGGGGATCTTTTAGTCCGTGGCCAGCTTTATCGATTAAAAGATTGGATAAAACTGTCTCAGTTTGCCGAAGATAGAAACCTGGGTTTTCAGATGCGTGCGCGCATGTCAGCAGAACTGCAAAACGAAGTGCAAAATCATTTTCAAGAACTTTTAAGTACAGCCAAACTGCCGCCACAAACATTGATTTTTGAACCTCAGCTTGAAGTTCGCATCAGTGCTGCTGACTTGTTGGTTAAGAAATATCAAAAGCTTTTATCGCCTTACGGGATTGCTATCATTAAAGATGAATCAAGCCTGCAAGTTGAACCCACCGTCAAAGTTCAAATCACTGTGGCAGAAATCCGCCGGGATCTTAGCGTCAAGTACGGTCTTAAATGGCCACAAAGCTATACGGCCACTATTCTTTCTGATGGGTCTAAGGAAGTATCAGACTTGCCGTTCAGTCTAAACGCTTTAGAAAATCAAGGTCAGGCAAAAATTTTAGCTAGTCCCAATATTTTATGTCGCAGTGGCAAAGAAGCTGAGTTTCTTGCTGGCGGCGAATTTCCAATCAAAATTCTGAACTTTAAAGCTCAAGACGTTGTTTGGAAGCGTTACGGAATTTTATTAAGAGTAAAACCAAAAGCAGATGCCGCTGGCAGAATCAGTCTTTCCATTGAAACTGAAGTCAGTACTTTGGATAAATCCATGCAGGTTGATGACATCCCGGGAATTCTTACCAACCGAGTTTCTAGTCACTTTGACTTAACTAAACCGCAGACGATTGCCTTATCAGGACTTATTAAAAGCGAAGATGGTAAAGCTTCTGAAGGCTTGCCACTTTTATCTCGCCTTCCCATTATCGGCGCGTTGTTTTCAAGTAAGGACTTTCGCGAAAATCGCACTGAATTAGTTATCTTTGTACGACCTACTATTTTAGGCGAACAAGAACAAACGATGCCGCAGGCAGAACATCTTCGACAAGGGACATAA
- a CDS encoding hybrid sensor histidine kinase/response regulator yields the protein MSKHTILCVDDEIDNVDALERLFRKKYSVLKATSGKEALEVLAKNPGPLALIITDQRMPEMTGVEFLEKTVSSHPDTVRILLTGYTDLESVITAVNKGQIFRYLTKPWDPTDLSNTVDHAVERFAVGQELKVKNQELAKALDELKSLDVAKSNFMILINHELKTPLTSILSFSSLLSESNLADDDRLMVNRITKSAERLKNLVEDVLLIVRAETNQLKIDQQQVAFTQFDEGLSKDLTDMLAKKHQKLISKLEPLNVKADVRLIKQVMSRLIHNAAKFGNESSEIHIESLRNGNNLRFLVHNRGPQLPTSVIDKITKPFYIDEDVMHHSSGTGLGLTICQSILKSHNSNLQFKNTDQGVMVFFELPLA from the coding sequence ATGAGTAAGCACACAATTCTTTGCGTGGATGATGAAATAGACAACGTCGATGCACTCGAGCGACTATTTCGAAAAAAATATTCCGTACTAAAGGCCACTTCCGGAAAAGAAGCGCTAGAGGTTCTAGCCAAAAATCCAGGGCCTCTTGCTCTTATTATTACGGATCAACGAATGCCAGAAATGACGGGCGTAGAGTTTTTAGAGAAAACTGTTTCGTCTCATCCCGATACAGTTCGAATTTTACTAACTGGTTACACCGATCTTGAATCTGTAATCACAGCTGTAAATAAAGGACAGATATTTCGTTATCTGACGAAGCCCTGGGACCCGACGGACCTTAGCAACACCGTTGACCATGCAGTTGAAAGATTCGCCGTGGGCCAAGAACTAAAGGTTAAAAACCAAGAGCTAGCAAAAGCTTTAGATGAACTAAAAAGTCTGGATGTCGCTAAATCAAATTTTATGATTCTGATAAATCATGAGTTAAAAACACCACTGACTTCGATTTTAAGTTTTTCATCACTGCTGTCTGAATCAAACTTAGCAGACGATGACCGCTTAATGGTGAATCGAATCACCAAAAGTGCGGAACGATTGAAAAACCTTGTTGAAGATGTTTTGCTTATTGTGCGGGCTGAAACGAATCAATTAAAAATCGATCAACAGCAAGTGGCTTTCACTCAGTTTGATGAAGGACTTAGTAAAGACCTAACGGACATGCTAGCGAAAAAGCATCAAAAGCTTATTAGTAAGCTTGAACCATTGAACGTAAAAGCCGATGTGCGTTTGATCAAACAAGTGATGTCACGATTGATTCACAATGCCGCTAAGTTCGGAAATGAAAGCTCTGAGATCCACATTGAAAGTCTGCGCAACGGAAACAACCTGCGCTTTTTAGTTCATAATCGCGGGCCGCAACTTCCGACTTCGGTTATTGATAAAATAACGAAGCCCTTTTACATCGATGAAGATGTCATGCATCACTCGTCAGGAACAGGTCTTGGTCTGACAATTTGCCAATCCATTTTGAAATCCCATAATTCAAATCTGCAATTCAAAAATACAGATCAAGGGGTCATGGTATTTTTCGAATTACCTTTGGCATAG
- a CDS encoding amidohydrolase — MFLKIPRLYDSHTHFLATGEFAAGLHLGSLKNANDVSSLQLSPSYFRGDWLVGFGWNEKGWSEEPHKNILDKAFPNNPVFFARMDGHRSWVNSRALDILGATSQDGILIEKDHLRAWEMLPSFSKEQDRHHILSACQVYNKAGFTHVRDMTCSEHLWNLLIEMGEKKEITLAIEENCTTHDLNDFDKTLQSAIQMKKAETTLLRMKGIKLFYDGSLGSQTAFLSKPYNGLPDGTRGMTLWELSEVEEVIKKTWTAGLDFSVHTIGDEAAHQMVQLVRKVSAQGFVGRFNLEHAQMLRPETIQMMKPLHVRCHMQPCHWLSDRVWLKQKLGDLYKHVFPWEALRLAQIPMSFGCDSPIEPPSFWRNKQALEESPQHGIRKFTGDLSQVHSHPDTNFAADSYSVFAEGELKEIVFNGQKLF, encoded by the coding sequence ATGTTTTTAAAAATCCCGCGTCTTTACGATAGCCATACTCACTTCCTCGCCACCGGAGAATTTGCCGCTGGTTTGCATTTAGGAAGTCTTAAAAACGCAAACGACGTCTCATCACTTCAATTATCACCGAGCTATTTCCGCGGCGACTGGCTTGTGGGATTTGGTTGGAATGAAAAAGGTTGGAGCGAAGAACCTCACAAAAATATCTTAGATAAAGCGTTCCCAAATAACCCTGTGTTCTTTGCCCGCATGGATGGTCACCGTTCCTGGGTGAACTCTCGCGCTTTGGATATTTTAGGTGCGACGTCGCAAGACGGGATCTTAATTGAAAAAGATCACCTGCGCGCCTGGGAAATGCTGCCCTCTTTTTCAAAAGAACAAGATCGTCATCACATTCTTTCTGCCTGCCAGGTTTACAACAAAGCAGGTTTCACCCACGTGCGGGACATGACTTGTTCTGAGCATCTGTGGAATCTTTTAATCGAGATGGGTGAAAAGAAAGAAATCACTTTAGCAATCGAAGAAAACTGCACGACCCATGATTTAAATGATTTCGACAAAACATTGCAGTCCGCTATTCAAATGAAGAAAGCAGAAACCACTTTACTTCGTATGAAAGGGATCAAACTTTTCTATGATGGGTCTTTAGGTTCACAGACCGCCTTCCTGTCAAAGCCCTATAACGGGCTTCCTGATGGTACTCGGGGTATGACCCTGTGGGAACTGTCAGAGGTTGAAGAGGTCATTAAAAAAACTTGGACTGCTGGATTGGATTTTTCGGTTCACACAATTGGCGATGAAGCGGCCCACCAAATGGTGCAGCTGGTGCGCAAAGTATCGGCGCAAGGTTTTGTCGGAAGATTTAATTTAGAACATGCGCAGATGCTTCGCCCAGAAACAATCCAAATGATGAAGCCTTTGCACGTGCGCTGTCACATGCAGCCTTGCCATTGGCTTAGTGATAGGGTGTGGCTAAAACAGAAATTGGGGGACCTATACAAACACGTCTTCCCGTGGGAAGCACTTCGGTTAGCGCAAATTCCAATGTCATTTGGGTGTGACAGTCCCATTGAGCCCCCTTCCTTTTGGCGCAACAAACAAGCTTTGGAAGAAAGTCCTCAACACGGGATTCGTAAATTCACAGGAGATTTATCCCAGGTTCATTCCCATCCTGATACCAACTTCGCTGCTGATTCTTATTCTGTTTTTGCAGAAGGGGAATTAAAGGAAATCGTTTTTAACGGGCAGAAGTTATTTTAA
- a CDS encoding Flp family type IVb pilin yields the protein MKAKTLLINKKGQGLVEYLIIVAIVAVGAIGVIKVVGGNINVQFANVAQALTGSGTKKQHHEVTETLYKKKDFSDFFEGSVNPEKSKSK from the coding sequence GTGAAAGCAAAAACATTATTAATAAATAAAAAGGGCCAAGGCTTAGTTGAATACTTAATTATCGTAGCCATTGTTGCTGTAGGCGCTATCGGCGTAATCAAAGTCGTAGGCGGAAACATCAATGTTCAGTTCGCCAATGTGGCCCAGGCATTGACAGGTTCCGGTACAAAGAAACAACATCATGAAGTTACAGAGACATTATATAAGAAAAAAGACTTCAGCGATTTTTTCGAAGGTTCCGTAAATCCGGAAAAATCAAAATCCAAATAA
- the folD gene encoding bifunctional methylenetetrahydrofolate dehydrogenase/methenyltetrahydrofolate cyclohydrolase FolD — protein MLVLNGKEVAKEVRSSLAPRVTRFMKEFGRAPHLAVVLVGDDGASHVYVKNKKIACESIGMSSTIHNMPTSTTQQELDDKIQELNQDPAVDGILVQFPLPKHLNSDEVLRQIAPGKDADSLTYESMGLFFAGRADVKPCTPEGVMTMLRHYGIAVEGKRAVVVGRSNIVGKPMAQLLTDANATVTVCHSRTKNLSEFTRQADLVVVAAGKARMLGKEDFKKDAIVIDVGIHRDGPGGKLCGDVRFEELTQWAQAATPVPGGVGPMTIATLLQNTCLLAEKRAGLR, from the coding sequence ATGTTGGTTCTGAATGGAAAAGAAGTCGCCAAAGAAGTTCGTTCTTCCCTTGCTCCTCGAGTGACTCGCTTTATGAAAGAATTCGGAAGAGCCCCTCACTTAGCTGTCGTTCTGGTTGGGGATGATGGCGCCAGCCATGTTTATGTGAAAAATAAAAAAATCGCCTGTGAATCCATTGGAATGTCTTCAACCATTCATAACATGCCGACTAGCACAACCCAGCAAGAGCTTGATGATAAAATTCAAGAGCTGAATCAAGATCCTGCGGTGGATGGAATTCTGGTTCAGTTTCCACTGCCGAAGCACCTTAACTCAGATGAAGTTTTGCGCCAAATCGCCCCAGGCAAAGATGCCGACAGTTTAACTTACGAATCCATGGGCCTTTTCTTTGCCGGTCGTGCGGATGTGAAACCGTGTACCCCGGAAGGTGTGATGACCATGCTTCGTCATTATGGCATCGCAGTGGAAGGTAAACGTGCGGTGGTGGTTGGACGTAGCAATATCGTCGGAAAACCTATGGCGCAGCTTCTCACTGATGCAAACGCCACTGTGACTGTTTGTCATTCCCGCACAAAGAACCTTTCTGAATTTACTCGCCAAGCCGATCTTGTGGTTGTTGCAGCCGGTAAGGCTCGTATGTTAGGTAAAGAGGACTTTAAAAAAGACGCTATCGTTATCGACGTCGGAATCCACAGGGACGGACCTGGTGGGAAACTGTGTGGAGACGTGCGTTTTGAGGAACTTACCCAATGGGCCCAGGCCGCAACACCTGTTCCTGGCGGGGTCGGTCCTATGACTATTGCGACCTTATTGCAGAATACCTGCTTGCTTGCAGAAAAAAGGGCAGGTTTGCGCTAA